From Rutidosis leptorrhynchoides isolate AG116_Rl617_1_P2 chromosome 3, CSIRO_AGI_Rlap_v1, whole genome shotgun sequence, a single genomic window includes:
- the LOC139898470 gene encoding uncharacterized protein — MTSSSSSSSSSRYSGRSLCAYVNHERFVRTKIEPAIEKGKSCTICINEIHKPAVITVCLHAYCTNCIRKWSTEKRKCPLCNAQFDSLFVEIDLNSKTYRTLHLSAVRVSDTKLNNYNFGSRRNFAAQRRAIGISRVERNAVNRRTRPLPRQRSFGKSSMLSPNARQERILQWRASIYEQNLRAELCPSRSSLKQFQSFTGRSGFKERIVQIIEPWIFRELDAILGDPNPAVLVHLVTSLYISSLEERQQGPSGRCSVENNYLERLQPFLLERTCTFWHELGCFAESSFNMETYDTVVKYVKWSK, encoded by the exons atgacatcatcatcatcatcatcatcatctagccgCTACAGCGGGAGATCACTATGCGCCTACGTAAATCACGAACGCTTTGTACGTACAAAGATAGAGCCAGCAATTGAAAAAGGCAAATCGTGCACAATTTGTATAAATGAAATCCATAAACCAGCTGTAATTACTGTATGTTTACACGCTTACTGCACTAATTGCATTCGTAAATGGAGTACTGAAAAGCGTAAGTGTCCACTTTGCAACGCTCAATTTGATTCGTTGTTCGTTGAAATCGATCTCAATTCGAAAACCTATCGCACACTTCATTTATCTGCTGTTAGGGTTTCAGATACGAAACTTAATAACTATAATTTTGGAAGCAGGAGAAATTTCGCAGCTCAAAGAAG GGCTATTGGGATATCAAGAGTAGAACGAAATGCTGTTAACAGAAGAACGAGGCCATTACCGAGGCAGAGATCATTTGGGAAGTCCAGTATGCTATCTCCAAATGCCAGGCAAGAGAGAATTTTGCAATGGCGTGCAAG CATATATGAGCAGAACCTGCGCGCTGAACTTTGTCCTAGCAGAAGCTCACTCAAACAG TTTCAATCGTTTACGGGAAGAAGCGGTTTTAAGGAGAGGATAGTTCAAATAATAGAACCGTGGATATTCAGGGAACTTGATGCTATTCTTGGGGATCCTAATCCAGCTGTACTTGTTCATTTGGTGACGTCGCTATATATCTCAAGCCTTGAAGAAAGACAGCAGGGTCCTTCAGGACGTTGTAGTGTAGAGAACAACTATCTTGAACGTTTGCAGCCTTTTCTGCTTGAACGGACTTGTACATTCTGGCATGAACTCGG